The following are encoded in a window of Leuconostoc lactis genomic DNA:
- a CDS encoding aldo/keto reductase, with product MSLNELYELNDGHQLPKIGLGTFQIRGYQGVDQILNAIQIGYRLLDTSTNYDSEGAVGEAIRRSGIPRSQFYVTTKLPGKYHHFEDALKIIEESLLRLGLDYLDLYLIHWPLPKRDNYVEAWQALIEAQRRGLVRSIGVSNFEKEHLDKIISATGVTPAVNQNEIHPYWPQESLVATNQEYGIVTEAWSPLGRGSSELTEPLILKLADKYDKNAGQIILRWHIQRGILPVAKATTPHHQRRNLDIFDFTLTETEVSQISDLERKDGRVDDQDPKEYEEFV from the coding sequence ATGAGTTTGAATGAGTTATATGAACTAAATGATGGGCATCAGTTACCAAAAATTGGCTTGGGAACCTTTCAGATTCGAGGTTATCAAGGCGTTGACCAGATTTTAAATGCTATACAAATCGGTTACCGATTGCTTGATACGTCTACAAATTATGACAGTGAAGGTGCGGTTGGAGAAGCTATTCGTCGTTCAGGTATCCCACGCTCGCAATTTTATGTAACAACAAAACTTCCTGGTAAATATCATCATTTCGAAGATGCTCTGAAAATCATTGAAGAATCATTGCTTCGTTTAGGATTAGACTATTTGGATCTTTATTTGATTCATTGGCCACTTCCTAAACGGGACAATTATGTGGAGGCTTGGCAAGCATTAATTGAGGCACAAAGGCGTGGACTAGTTCGTTCGATTGGTGTGTCCAACTTTGAAAAGGAACATCTGGATAAGATTATTTCAGCAACGGGGGTCACACCGGCTGTTAACCAAAATGAAATTCATCCATATTGGCCGCAGGAATCATTGGTGGCTACTAATCAAGAGTATGGTATCGTAACTGAGGCTTGGAGCCCATTAGGTCGAGGCAGTAGCGAATTAACAGAACCGTTAATTTTAAAACTAGCCGACAAATATGATAAAAATGCGGGTCAAATTATTTTGAGATGGCATATACAACGTGGTATTTTACCAGTTGCTAAAGCTACCACTCCTCATCATCAGCGACGTAACTTAGATATCTTTGATTTCACACTGACAGAGACTGAGGTTAGCCAAATATCTGATTTGGAACGTAAAGATGGGCGTGTGGATGACCAAGATCCAAAAGAATACGAAGAATTTGTTTAA
- a CDS encoding GlsB/YeaQ/YmgE family stress response membrane protein — protein sequence MIWSLIVGAIIGAIAGAITNRGESMGWISNIIAGLIGSAIGQALLGQWGPSLAGMAIIPSIIGAVILVLVVSMVFGMRAKQ from the coding sequence ATGATTTGGTCATTAATTGTAGGTGCCATTATTGGTGCCATTGCAGGTGCTATCACAAATCGTGGTGAGTCAATGGGGTGGATTAGCAATATTATTGCTGGTCTAATCGGATCGGCTATTGGCCAGGCTTTGTTGGGTCAATGGGGACCTAGCTTGGCGGGAATGGCAATCATTCCTTCGATAATTGGGGCTGTGATTCTTGTACTAGTCGTGTCAATGGTGTTTGGTATGAGAGCAAAACAGTAG
- a CDS encoding GlsB/YeaQ/YmgE family stress response membrane protein — translation MGLIWTLIVGAVIGAIAGAITSRGAAMGWISNIIAGLIGSWLGESLLGSWGPSLAGMALIPSIIGAIVLVLIVSWITSRTNK, via the coding sequence ATGGGATTAATTTGGACACTTATCGTAGGTGCAGTTATCGGTGCTATTGCAGGAGCAATTACAAGCCGCGGTGCAGCTATGGGATGGATTAGTAACATCATTGCTGGTTTAATTGGTTCTTGGTTAGGTGAAAGCCTTCTTGGATCATGGGGACCAAGCTTAGCAGGAATGGCACTTATTCCTTCAATTATTGGTGCAATTGTATTAGTCTTAATCGTATCTTGGATTACTAGTCGCACAAATAAGTAA
- the amaP gene encoding alkaline shock response membrane anchor protein AmaP, protein MKKSQKIVLSIFSLGYLVGLCLLIWPKIIDEVFKFLAEFNIHLNFKSDLFIYYYGLVLLALTVLVFLLILVWPVELPDIPLKQTKEGRLALSNHGINQFIQTKLSGEGLSNIKVRLKNTRRQRKFYIVADSVYKQATVEELPRISYDLTKSLNDLLAGINRIPIKVDIKVNQKSNSKRKVTRVI, encoded by the coding sequence ATGAAGAAAAGTCAAAAAATTGTTCTGAGTATTTTCAGCCTCGGATATTTGGTTGGGCTTTGTTTGTTGATATGGCCAAAAATAATTGATGAAGTTTTCAAATTTTTAGCAGAGTTTAATATACATTTAAACTTTAAGAGTGATCTTTTCATTTATTACTATGGTCTCGTACTGCTGGCACTGACCGTGCTTGTGTTTTTACTCATATTGGTATGGCCGGTAGAATTACCAGATATTCCTTTAAAGCAAACCAAAGAAGGACGGCTTGCGTTGAGTAATCATGGTATCAACCAGTTTATTCAGACAAAGCTCTCAGGTGAAGGTTTATCAAATATTAAAGTGAGATTGAAAAATACTCGTCGTCAACGAAAATTTTATATTGTTGCTGATTCAGTTTATAAACAGGCGACAGTCGAAGAATTACCTCGTATTTCATACGATTTAACGAAAAGCTTGAATGATTTACTCGCTGGCATAAATCGAATTCCCATTAAAGTTGATATTAAAGTAAATCAGAAATCAAACTCAAAGCGTAAAGTCACACGTGTGATTTAA
- a CDS encoding DUF1345 domain-containing protein, translating into MFSCLPWIQSLYAIHYTEIYYQNNDGVSFNAKGLPNFWDFLYLAYTIGITYQVSDTNFSTTRFRKVALGHSPISFAFSTLLIATMINFIASLISSH; encoded by the coding sequence ATGTTTTCTTGCTTGCCTTGGATTCAATCATTGTACGCTATTCATTACACAGAAATTTATTACCAAAATAATGATGGTGTGTCATTTAATGCAAAGGGTCTGCCTAATTTCTGGGATTTTTTGTATTTGGCCTATACCATTGGTATAACTTACCAAGTTTCGGATACAAATTTTTCTACAACCCGTTTTCGAAAAGTTGCATTAGGGCACTCACCCATTTCTTTTGCCTTTAGTACACTCCTCATTGCCACTATGATTAATTTTATAGCCAGTTTGATTAGTAGTCACTAA
- a CDS encoding polysaccharide pyruvyl transferase family protein has protein sequence MANFYIDTAEVVHEIPQNDRPKFYMFGVPRYTNMGDQAVSLAERKYIENEFPNYQYIEIIEEDGDEAIPVVQENLRKDDIIAFTGGGNMGNLYHNHEEARRKVFSTFVNNLTISFPQSIHFEDNEDGEIEKRISQAAYSKNPNLVLVARDAQSFHRMLTTFDNKVIFTPDMVLYMNSVDWKFERNGALFVLRHDSEKVVKQTTIDKIKEILGGDRPVERVDTVLDEPKEITPITRDTLFEQQLELFSHQEIIITDRWHAMVFSVLTGTPCLLFGNSYGKGKHAYFDWLEHVNWIDYTDETDIDRIESILKELMKQERHDYNVKKDFQQLHDIIEENISK, from the coding sequence ATGGCTAATTTTTACATTGATACGGCAGAAGTCGTTCATGAAATTCCACAAAATGATCGTCCAAAATTTTATATGTTTGGTGTACCACGTTATACAAATATGGGTGATCAGGCAGTATCATTGGCTGAAAGAAAATATATTGAGAACGAATTTCCAAATTATCAGTATATTGAAATTATTGAGGAAGACGGTGATGAGGCGATACCTGTTGTCCAAGAAAATTTGCGTAAAGATGATATTATTGCGTTTACTGGTGGTGGCAATATGGGTAATTTGTATCACAACCACGAAGAGGCAAGGCGTAAAGTATTTTCGACATTTGTTAACAACCTTACGATCTCATTTCCCCAATCAATTCATTTTGAGGATAATGAAGATGGTGAGATTGAAAAAAGAATAAGTCAGGCAGCTTATAGCAAGAACCCAAATCTTGTTCTTGTAGCTCGCGACGCACAAAGCTTTCATCGTATGCTTACGACTTTTGACAATAAAGTTATTTTCACGCCGGACATGGTATTATACATGAACTCGGTGGACTGGAAATTTGAACGTAATGGGGCTTTGTTTGTTTTGCGTCATGATTCAGAGAAGGTTGTCAAACAAACCACCATTGATAAAATAAAAGAAATACTCGGTGGGGACAGACCAGTGGAACGTGTTGATACCGTATTAGATGAACCAAAAGAGATTACGCCAATCACACGTGACACTTTGTTTGAGCAACAGCTGGAGTTGTTTTCACACCAAGAAATTATTATCACAGACCGTTGGCATGCTATGGTTTTCTCTGTCCTCACTGGGACACCATGCTTGCTTTTTGGAAATAGTTATGGAAAAGGGAAGCACGCGTACTTTGATTGGTTAGAGCATGTGAATTGGATTGATTACACAGATGAAACCGATATCGATCGAATTGAAAGTATTTTAAAGGAACTGATGAAGCAGGAACGTCATGATTATAATGTGAAAAAAGACTTCCAACAACTCCATGACATTATTGAAGAAAATATATCTAAGTAA
- a CDS encoding Asp23/Gls24 family envelope stress response protein — protein MSTETKTTTTQNTATENRQPKGELTFNDKVIQKVVGYAIEKVTGLLGVDGGFVANIKNKIVNTDNPTDGIGVEVGKEQVAVDLDIIMEYGHNAHDIYKQLTEVITKQVRETTSLTLVELNVEVVDIQTQKEFDASQTSLQDRVTDAGSTIKEKTSAGVDAVKKTTYQAVNDDDNRVK, from the coding sequence ATGTCTACAGAAACAAAAACTACAACTACACAAAATACTGCAACAGAGAATCGTCAACCTAAAGGTGAATTAACATTTAATGACAAAGTGATTCAAAAAGTAGTGGGCTATGCAATTGAAAAAGTGACAGGATTGCTAGGTGTTGACGGTGGTTTTGTCGCAAACATTAAAAATAAAATTGTGAATACGGATAACCCCACTGATGGCATTGGTGTCGAGGTCGGAAAAGAACAAGTTGCGGTAGATTTAGATATTATCATGGAATATGGACACAACGCACATGATATTTATAAGCAACTAACAGAAGTAATCACAAAACAGGTGCGAGAAACAACAAGTTTGACGCTAGTTGAGTTAAATGTTGAAGTAGTTGATATTCAAACACAAAAAGAATTTGACGCATCACAAACAAGCTTACAGGATCGCGTAACAGACGCTGGTAGCACAATCAAAGAAAAAACTTCAGCTGGCGTTGATGCCGTGAAAAAAACAACTTATCAAGCAGTGAACGATGACGATAATCGTGTCAAGTAA
- a CDS encoding DUF2273 domain-containing protein: MKDKKSINIWVGGLAGFILSTLLVTVGFWKTILIIVVTLLAGWIGYLLEAYNLDLSIVSKIFTRKN; encoded by the coding sequence ATGAAAGACAAAAAATCAATTAATATTTGGGTTGGTGGTCTTGCGGGTTTCATTCTGTCAACTCTATTGGTAACTGTAGGATTTTGGAAGACGATTTTGATTATAGTTGTCACCTTACTAGCAGGTTGGATTGGCTACTTGCTCGAAGCGTATAATCTCGATTTGTCAATTGTCTCTAAAATATTTACACGTAAAAATTAG
- a CDS encoding putative holin-like toxin codes for MLMFGTFTVALLALVVELIKNQQKK; via the coding sequence ATGCTGATGTTTGGTACTTTTACAGTTGCCTTACTAGCCTTAGTTGTTGAGTTGATTAAAAATCAGCAAAAAAAATAA
- a CDS encoding sugar porter family MFS transporter gives MKNKSKKVKLDFLHYCVYVISLGGFLFGYDTGVINGALAFMSRPDQLNLTPTLQGVVSSSLVIGACFGALGCGRVADKIGRRKTLRIIAIVFTIATVLCAVAMNFWLMSLFRFVLGLAVGAASSLSPMYLAEISPENLRSANVNKNAIFIVLGQLCAFIVNAILGNIWGHWGPIWRVMVIFGAVPSIILWVNSFRISGSPQWLLLKHRFNRARKIFRRLGFENTNQLIKSQSDQSSDQNDNEFNWSIALKNKKLFYLLVTGIVIALIQQISGVNTVMYYGTILLEKVGMGESGSLYANVLIGVVSVIASIFGTRMIEHANHHRMLIIGLLGNVVFMALLGTIMKSSVFSQGITNALVLVSLTLFLANHQGIVSPVTWLLLAEMFPGKVKAQFMSVATATTWITNFVISLIYPQLVAILGTALVFFVFAMSNGLSIVLASLFVNSKKMAKAYDTASLS, from the coding sequence ATGAAAAATAAATCAAAAAAAGTTAAGCTGGATTTTCTGCATTACTGTGTTTACGTTATATCATTAGGCGGATTTCTATTTGGCTACGATACTGGTGTGATTAACGGTGCACTGGCATTCATGAGCCGTCCGGACCAACTGAATTTAACACCGACCTTACAAGGAGTTGTGTCCAGTTCATTGGTTATTGGTGCTTGTTTTGGGGCACTGGGATGTGGTCGAGTTGCTGATAAAATTGGTCGCCGTAAAACGCTACGAATCATTGCAATCGTATTTACAATAGCTACGGTGCTTTGCGCTGTTGCCATGAACTTTTGGCTTATGTCACTTTTTCGATTTGTATTAGGTTTAGCAGTCGGTGCTGCATCAAGTTTGTCACCAATGTATTTAGCAGAAATTTCACCGGAAAATTTAAGAAGCGCCAATGTCAACAAAAACGCTATTTTTATTGTACTTGGTCAGTTATGTGCTTTCATTGTAAATGCAATATTAGGAAACATCTGGGGCCATTGGGGTCCAATTTGGCGTGTTATGGTGATTTTTGGTGCGGTTCCATCAATTATTCTGTGGGTAAACTCGTTTCGTATCAGCGGTAGTCCGCAATGGTTACTCTTAAAGCATCGTTTTAACCGAGCTCGAAAAATATTTCGTCGATTGGGATTTGAAAATACTAACCAGCTTATCAAATCTCAAAGTGATCAATCTAGTGATCAAAACGATAATGAATTTAATTGGTCAATAGCATTAAAAAATAAAAAATTGTTTTATTTGTTAGTGACAGGAATTGTGATTGCTCTGATTCAGCAAATCTCAGGTGTAAACACCGTGATGTATTACGGTACAATTTTACTTGAAAAAGTTGGTATGGGTGAAAGTGGCTCCTTGTACGCCAATGTGTTAATTGGTGTCGTTTCTGTTATTGCTAGTATATTTGGTACTCGAATGATAGAACATGCCAATCATCATCGCATGTTGATTATTGGTCTGCTTGGTAACGTTGTTTTTATGGCGCTACTTGGAACTATTATGAAATCTAGTGTTTTTTCTCAAGGAATAACTAATGCTTTGGTGCTTGTCAGTTTAACGTTGTTTTTGGCTAATCATCAAGGTATTGTAAGTCCTGTTACATGGCTCTTGTTAGCCGAAATGTTTCCTGGAAAGGTTAAGGCGCAATTTATGTCCGTAGCCACAGCAACAACTTGGATAACCAACTTCGTCATTAGTTTAATCTATCCCCAGTTAGTTGCTATTCTTGGAACAGCATTGGTATTTTTCGTTTTTGCTATGTCAAATGGATTAAGTATTGTGTTAGCAAGTCTGTTTGTCAATAGTAAAAAAATGGCAAAGGCTTATGATACAGCTAGTCTATCATAG
- a CDS encoding SDR family oxidoreductase produces the protein MTNINGEYAKQNFPKQSQPEPGLQSKMSPTPDDGAASYVGHDRLKHKKALITGGDSGIGRSVAIAYAHEGADIVLNYLPEEEPDAQEVKGIIESLGRKIKLVPGDLKNEAFSQKLIDEAVSFFGDLSILTLVAGKQQAEVDIANLSTQQITDTYATNVFSLIWLVKAALPHMQPGSSIITTNSIQAEQPSSFLVDYAGTKAAIKNMTMSLAKQLANRGIRVNSVAPGPIWTPLQIVGGQLPENIPTFGQSTPIGRAGQPAELAGAYVFLASNESSYVTGESINVTGGLK, from the coding sequence ATGACAAACATAAATGGAGAATATGCAAAGCAGAATTTTCCAAAACAGAGTCAACCTGAACCAGGATTACAAAGCAAGATGTCGCCAACACCAGATGATGGTGCAGCAAGTTACGTTGGGCATGACCGCCTGAAACATAAGAAAGCACTGATAACCGGTGGTGACTCAGGAATCGGCAGATCTGTGGCGATAGCGTATGCGCATGAAGGTGCTGATATTGTGTTAAATTATCTTCCTGAAGAAGAACCAGATGCACAAGAAGTTAAGGGCATTATTGAATCATTGGGTCGTAAAATTAAGCTAGTTCCAGGTGATTTAAAGAATGAAGCATTCAGCCAAAAGTTGATTGATGAAGCAGTTTCATTTTTTGGTGATTTAAGTATTTTGACGTTAGTAGCTGGTAAACAACAAGCGGAAGTTGATATAGCTAATTTGTCGACACAACAAATAACCGACACTTATGCAACAAATGTTTTTAGTCTCATTTGGCTTGTTAAAGCGGCTTTACCACATATGCAACCTGGCAGCAGTATCATAACAACGAATTCTATTCAGGCAGAGCAACCATCATCATTTCTCGTGGATTATGCAGGTACAAAAGCTGCTATCAAGAATATGACGATGAGTTTGGCTAAACAATTGGCTAATCGAGGGATTCGCGTGAATAGTGTGGCACCTGGTCCCATTTGGACACCTTTGCAGATTGTTGGTGGACAGTTACCGGAGAACATTCCAACATTTGGCCAATCGACACCCATCGGTAGAGCTGGTCAACCGGCAGAATTAGCAGGCGCTTATGTTTTCCTAGCTTCAAATGAATCTAGCTATGTAACAGGTGAGTCAATCAATGTTACTGGTGGCTTAAAGTGA